The following proteins are co-located in the Streptomyces sp. NBC_01198 genome:
- a CDS encoding helix-turn-helix domain-containing protein, translated as MTADGAPLTADGAPHGVSHPFADAVRPLVDALGGEMVAPGQARGDDVVLSWEGEPVVAVRLPHLADSLDHLLADLRRRHGPLPALGRKEKQQVVRILEERGAFSLRHGVETVASALGVSRFTVYNYLNRENAAREGR; from the coding sequence ATGACCGCGGACGGGGCGCCGCTGACCGCGGACGGGGCGCCGCACGGGGTGTCGCACCCCTTCGCCGACGCCGTCAGGCCGCTGGTGGACGCGCTGGGCGGGGAGATGGTCGCGCCCGGGCAGGCCCGCGGCGACGACGTCGTGCTCAGCTGGGAGGGCGAGCCGGTCGTCGCGGTGCGGCTGCCGCACCTGGCGGACTCGCTCGACCATCTGCTGGCCGACCTGCGACGCAGGCACGGGCCGCTGCCGGCGCTCGGCCGCAAGGAGAAGCAGCAGGTGGTGCGGATCCTGGAGGAGCGCGGCGCCTTCTCGCTGCGGCACGGCGTGGAGACCGTCGCGTCGGCGCTCGGCGTCAGCCGCTTCACCGTGTACAACTACCTGAACAGGGAGAACGCCGCCCGCGAGGGCCGGTGA
- a CDS encoding 8-oxoguanine deaminase: MTERIVIENCAVATVDAAGTEHTCGHVVVAGNVIESVGPGPAPAGLPDVVRRVDGTGHLATPGLVNTHHHFYQWLTRGLAQDSNLFDWLVELYPVWARIDEDIVHAGAAGSLAMMVRGGVTTAMDHHYVFPRGAGDLLGAEIRAAAETGVRFTAARGSMDRGASDGGLPPDFAVETTEDALLATEAAIDTHHDASFGSMLQIAAAPCSPFSVSTELLREAAVLARRKGVRLHTHGSETVEEEKFCHELFGMGPTDYFESTGWLGDDVWMAHCVHMNDADIAAFARTGTGVAHCPSSNARLAAGIARVPDMLAAGVPVGLGVDGTASNESGELHTELRNALLINRLGGGEKAMSARQALRLGTYGGAQVLGRAGEIGSLEPGKLADLVLWKLDGLGHASIADPVAALVMGAAAPVTLSLVNGRPVVEHGRLTRVDEDAIARLTRTQSHRLATLAGLT; this comes from the coding sequence ATGACCGAGCGCATCGTCATCGAGAACTGCGCGGTGGCCACCGTGGACGCGGCAGGCACCGAACACACCTGCGGGCACGTCGTCGTCGCGGGCAACGTCATCGAGTCGGTCGGCCCCGGACCCGCCCCGGCGGGCCTGCCGGACGTCGTCCGGCGCGTCGACGGCACCGGGCACCTGGCCACCCCGGGCCTGGTCAACACCCACCACCACTTCTACCAGTGGCTCACCCGGGGCCTCGCCCAGGACAGCAACCTCTTCGACTGGCTGGTCGAGCTCTACCCGGTGTGGGCGCGGATCGACGAGGACATCGTCCACGCGGGGGCCGCCGGGTCGCTGGCGATGATGGTCCGCGGCGGCGTCACCACCGCCATGGACCACCACTACGTCTTCCCGCGCGGCGCCGGCGACCTGCTCGGCGCCGAGATCAGGGCCGCGGCCGAGACCGGGGTGCGCTTCACCGCCGCCCGCGGCTCGATGGACCGCGGCGCGAGCGACGGGGGGCTGCCGCCGGACTTCGCCGTGGAGACCACCGAGGACGCGCTGCTGGCCACCGAGGCCGCCATCGACACCCACCACGACGCGTCCTTCGGCTCGATGCTGCAGATCGCCGCCGCGCCCTGCTCGCCGTTCTCGGTGTCGACCGAACTGCTACGCGAGGCAGCGGTGCTGGCCCGGCGCAAGGGCGTACGCCTGCACACCCACGGCAGCGAGACGGTGGAGGAGGAGAAGTTCTGCCACGAGCTGTTCGGCATGGGCCCCACCGACTACTTCGAGTCCACCGGCTGGCTCGGCGACGACGTATGGATGGCGCACTGCGTCCACATGAACGACGCCGACATCGCCGCCTTCGCCCGCACCGGCACCGGCGTCGCGCACTGCCCGTCCTCCAACGCCCGGCTCGCCGCCGGGATCGCCCGGGTCCCCGACATGCTCGCCGCGGGCGTGCCGGTCGGCCTCGGCGTGGACGGCACCGCCTCCAACGAATCCGGCGAGCTGCACACCGAGTTGCGCAACGCGTTGCTCATCAACCGCCTCGGCGGCGGCGAGAAGGCGATGAGCGCCCGGCAGGCGCTGCGCCTGGGCACCTACGGCGGCGCCCAAGTCCTCGGCAGGGCCGGCGAGATCGGCTCGCTGGAGCCGGGCAAGCTCGCCGACCTGGTGCTGTGGAAGCTGGACGGCCTCGGCCACGCGTCGATCGCCGACCCGGTCGCCGCCCTGGTGATGGGCGCCGCGGCCCCCGTCACCCTCTCCCTGGTCAACGGCCGCCCGGTCGTCGAGCACGGCCGCCTGACCCGGGTGGACGAGGACGCAATCGCCCGCCTCACCCGCACCCAGTCCCACCGCCTGGCCACCCTCGCCGGCCTGACCTGA
- a CDS encoding thiazolylpeptide-type bacteriocin, with protein sequence MANTKQDTPLVSLAQEILELESETFEITDYSDASEVMLGSSTSCSSTSTCSSTTSTTSCTA encoded by the coding sequence ATGGCGAACACCAAGCAGGACACGCCGCTCGTGTCGCTGGCCCAGGAGATCCTGGAGCTCGAGTCCGAGACCTTCGAGATCACCGACTACTCCGACGCCAGCGAGGTCATGCTCGGTTCCTCGACCAGCTGCTCCAGCACCAGCACCTGCTCCAGCACGACCAGCACCACCAGCTGCACCGCCTGA
- the pucL gene encoding factor-independent urate hydroxylase has product MPTLLGQNQYGKAENRVVRITRDGGTHHIKDLNVSVALSGDMHDVHLSGSNANVLPTDTTKNTVFAFAKEHGIDSAEAFGIRLARHFVTSQQPIHRARIRIEEHAWERIPAAGLDRGEHSFVRKGQETRTTEVAYDGEQWQVISGLTGLVVLNSTDSEFWGFVKDGYTTLQETRDRILATEVNARWRFGWTGAAGQDVPPWEESYAAVRGDLLGAFAETYSLSLQQSLFAMGSRVIDNSAAVAAVDEVRLSLPNKHHFLADLAPFGLTNDNEVYLAADRPYGLIEGTVLRDGAEARIPVTD; this is encoded by the coding sequence ATGCCCACACTGCTCGGCCAGAACCAGTACGGCAAGGCGGAGAACCGCGTCGTCCGCATCACCCGCGACGGCGGCACCCACCACATCAAGGACCTGAACGTCTCCGTCGCGCTGTCCGGCGACATGCACGACGTGCACCTGTCCGGGTCGAACGCCAACGTGCTGCCCACCGACACGACCAAGAACACCGTCTTCGCCTTCGCCAAGGAGCACGGCATCGACTCCGCCGAGGCCTTCGGTATCCGGCTGGCCCGGCATTTCGTCACCAGCCAGCAGCCGATCCACCGCGCCCGGATACGGATCGAGGAGCACGCCTGGGAGCGCATCCCGGCCGCCGGCCTGGACCGCGGCGAGCACTCCTTCGTCCGCAAGGGCCAGGAGACCCGCACCACCGAGGTCGCCTACGACGGCGAGCAGTGGCAGGTGATCTCCGGACTGACCGGCCTGGTGGTGCTCAACTCCACCGACTCGGAGTTCTGGGGCTTCGTCAAGGACGGCTACACCACCCTCCAGGAGACCCGCGACCGGATCCTGGCCACCGAGGTCAACGCCCGGTGGCGGTTCGGCTGGACCGGCGCCGCCGGGCAGGACGTACCACCGTGGGAGGAGTCGTACGCGGCGGTGCGCGGCGATCTGCTGGGCGCTTTCGCCGAGACGTACTCGCTCTCGCTCCAGCAGAGCCTGTTCGCGATGGGCTCCCGGGTCATCGACAACAGTGCCGCGGTCGCCGCCGTCGACGAGGTGCGGCTGTCGCTGCCGAACAAGCACCACTTCCTCGCCGACCTGGCGCCCTTCGGCCTCACGAACGACAACGAGGTCTATCTGGCCGCCGACCGGCCCTACGGGCTCATCGAGGGCACGGTGCTGCGCGACGGCGCCGAGGCCCGCATCCCGGTGACGGACTGA
- the aceB gene encoding malate synthase A, producing the protein MSAPTPSSAAVVTGTAGHRVPREEEVLTPEALDFLAELHRRFAPRRAELLALRAERRAEIARTATLDFRPETAHIRADESWRVAAAPAALNDRRVEITGPTDRKMTINALNSGARIWLADFEDASAPTWENVIGGQLNLIDAYERRIDFTSPEGKSYALAAADQLATVVMRPRGWHLSERHLTVDGEQLPGGLVDFGLYFFHNAQRLIDLGKGPYFYLPKTESYLEARLWNDVFVFAQDRLGIPQGTVRATVLIETITAAYEMEEILYELRDHASGLNAGRWDYLFSIVKNFRDGGARFVLPDRNAVTMTAPFMRAYTELLVRTCHKRGAHAIGGMAAFIPSRRDAEVNKVAFEKVKADKDREAADGFDGSWVAHPDLVPIARASFDAVLGDRPHQKDRQREDVQVTAAQLIDIASLDAHPTYEGLRNAVQVGIRYIESWLRGMGAVAIFNLMEDAATAEISRSQIWQWTNTGVVFDNGEKAAPELVRRVAADELAAIRAEAGEAAFAAGRWTDAYDLLLRTALDAEYVDFLTLPAYEQLTD; encoded by the coding sequence ATGTCCGCACCGACCCCTTCGTCCGCCGCTGTCGTCACCGGGACCGCCGGGCACCGCGTACCGCGTGAGGAGGAGGTGCTGACCCCCGAGGCGCTGGACTTCCTCGCCGAACTGCACCGCCGCTTCGCCCCGCGCCGCGCGGAACTGCTGGCGCTGCGTGCCGAGCGCCGCGCGGAGATCGCCCGCACCGCGACGCTGGACTTCCGCCCGGAGACCGCGCACATCCGGGCGGACGAGAGCTGGCGGGTGGCCGCGGCCCCGGCCGCGCTGAACGACCGCCGGGTGGAGATCACCGGCCCGACCGACCGCAAGATGACGATCAACGCGCTGAACTCCGGCGCCCGGATCTGGCTCGCCGACTTCGAGGACGCCTCCGCGCCCACCTGGGAGAACGTCATCGGCGGCCAGCTCAACCTGATCGACGCCTACGAGCGGCGGATCGACTTCACCTCCCCCGAGGGCAAGTCCTACGCGCTGGCCGCCGCCGACCAGCTGGCCACCGTGGTGATGCGGCCGCGCGGCTGGCACCTCAGCGAGCGGCACCTCACCGTGGACGGCGAGCAACTGCCGGGCGGCCTGGTCGACTTCGGGCTGTACTTCTTCCACAACGCGCAGCGGCTGATCGACCTGGGCAAGGGGCCGTACTTCTACCTGCCCAAGACCGAGTCCTACCTCGAAGCCCGGCTGTGGAACGACGTGTTCGTCTTCGCGCAGGACCGGCTCGGCATCCCGCAGGGCACCGTCCGGGCGACCGTGCTGATCGAGACGATCACCGCCGCGTACGAAATGGAGGAGATCCTCTACGAGTTGCGCGACCACGCCTCCGGGCTCAACGCGGGCCGCTGGGACTACCTGTTCTCGATCGTGAAGAACTTCCGTGACGGCGGGGCCCGTTTCGTGCTGCCGGACCGCAACGCGGTGACCATGACCGCGCCCTTCATGCGCGCCTACACCGAACTGCTGGTCCGCACCTGCCACAAGCGCGGTGCGCACGCCATCGGCGGCATGGCCGCCTTCATCCCGTCCCGGCGGGACGCCGAGGTCAACAAGGTCGCCTTCGAGAAGGTCAAGGCGGACAAGGACCGCGAGGCGGCGGACGGCTTCGACGGCTCCTGGGTCGCGCACCCCGACCTGGTGCCCATCGCCCGCGCCTCCTTCGACGCGGTCCTCGGCGACCGCCCGCACCAGAAGGACCGGCAGCGCGAGGACGTCCAGGTGACCGCGGCCCAGCTGATCGACATCGCCTCGCTGGACGCCCACCCGACCTATGAGGGGCTGCGCAACGCCGTCCAGGTCGGCATCCGCTACATCGAGTCGTGGCTGCGCGGCATGGGCGCGGTCGCGATCTTCAACCTGATGGAGGACGCGGCGACCGCGGAGATCTCCCGCTCGCAGATCTGGCAGTGGACCAACACCGGTGTGGTCTTCGACAACGGCGAGAAGGCCGCCCCCGAACTGGTCCGCCGTGTCGCGGCCGACGAACTTGCCGCCATCCGCGCCGAGGCCGGCGAAGCCGCCTTCGCAGCGGGCCGCTGGACCGACGCGTACGACCTGCTGCTGCGCACCGCGCTGGACGCCGAATACGTCGACTTCCTGACGCTCCCCGCCTACGAGCAGCTGACGGACTGA
- a CDS encoding TOMM precursor leader peptide-binding protein, translating into MTTDTAVRPAPGPAAAPEPPPLESAGRDLERRLAARAAAEGAPAPLVAVIGSADVLGGERPEAAGRRAAAGVHLTADAVLIGPWGGPAATAACGCCLAIRWQRLRTRTERDALETGLARSAAGRWPVLPDYTADAVWALCRLTAGGTGRAPIGGGRLAQAPTTGGRLPQATGTGPARDEASDARPDPTTGVRLAQVTRLDLETGLVTTVPLLADPLCPHAPHGRAAEPEAFPLPRRKAAADRYRLRPPGGYDLPAAALANPVCGVLGAGTWSDVTSPTTAPVAGSVFMRGYAGLTDVTWSGQSHSFAASRDLAFLEGLERYAGTHRRQAGGLVTDSYDNLGAAALDPRDCGLYAPETYRDDPMIAPFDPSRPIPWVRGWSLRDDRPVLVPARLVYYSAGTAADHFVFECSNGCATGSCLEEAVLFGLLELVERDAFLLAWYGDARLTEIDLAACRSPVLRAMTDRAALCGYDVHAFDNRIDLAVPVVTGLAVRKDGGPGTLAFAAGAAFDPETAVEAAVSEILTYLPHLPRQVTERPAELAAMAEDFGLVRRLPDHAALFGLPRMAQHVGSYLEPAAVRPPAEVYAEWEQRRPRGLDLRDDIRWLTGELAAAGCDVIVVDQTAPEQRAMGLRTVCTIAPGLLPIDFGWARQRALTMPRLRTAQRRAGLRPDDLRESEVRRVPHPFP; encoded by the coding sequence ATGACGACCGACACCGCCGTACGCCCGGCGCCGGGCCCCGCGGCCGCGCCGGAGCCGCCGCCGCTGGAGTCCGCCGGGCGGGACCTCGAACGACGGCTCGCCGCGCGGGCCGCCGCCGAGGGCGCGCCCGCGCCGCTGGTCGCCGTTATCGGCAGCGCCGACGTGCTGGGCGGGGAGCGCCCCGAGGCCGCCGGCCGGCGGGCCGCAGCAGGCGTCCACCTCACCGCGGACGCCGTGCTGATCGGCCCGTGGGGCGGCCCGGCCGCTACGGCCGCCTGCGGCTGCTGCCTGGCCATCCGCTGGCAGCGCCTGCGTACCCGTACCGAACGCGACGCCCTGGAGACCGGCCTCGCCCGCTCCGCCGCGGGCCGCTGGCCGGTGCTCCCGGACTACACCGCGGACGCGGTGTGGGCCCTGTGCCGCCTGACGGCGGGCGGCACGGGCCGGGCGCCGATCGGGGGCGGCCGACTCGCGCAGGCCCCGACCACTGGCGGCCGACTCCCGCAGGCCACCGGTACGGGCCCGGCCCGGGACGAGGCCTCCGACGCGCGCCCGGACCCGACTACCGGCGTACGGCTCGCGCAGGTCACCCGGCTCGACCTGGAGACCGGCCTGGTCACCACGGTGCCGCTGCTGGCCGACCCGCTCTGCCCGCACGCCCCGCACGGGCGGGCGGCGGAGCCCGAGGCCTTCCCGCTGCCCCGGCGGAAGGCCGCCGCCGACCGCTACCGGCTGCGCCCGCCCGGCGGATACGACCTGCCGGCCGCGGCGCTGGCGAACCCGGTGTGCGGCGTGCTCGGCGCAGGCACCTGGAGCGACGTCACCTCGCCGACCACCGCGCCGGTCGCGGGCAGCGTCTTCATGCGCGGCTACGCGGGCCTGACCGACGTCACCTGGAGCGGCCAGTCCCACTCCTTCGCCGCCAGCCGCGACCTGGCCTTCCTCGAAGGCCTGGAGCGCTACGCGGGCACCCACCGCAGGCAGGCCGGCGGCCTCGTCACCGACTCCTACGACAACCTCGGCGCCGCCGCCCTCGACCCGCGCGACTGCGGGCTCTACGCACCCGAGACCTACCGCGACGACCCGATGATCGCGCCCTTCGACCCGTCCCGGCCCATCCCCTGGGTCCGCGGCTGGTCGCTGCGCGACGACCGGCCGGTGCTGGTGCCCGCCCGGCTGGTCTACTACAGCGCGGGCACCGCCGCCGACCACTTCGTCTTCGAGTGCTCCAACGGCTGCGCCACCGGGAGTTGCCTGGAGGAGGCGGTGCTCTTCGGGCTGCTCGAACTCGTCGAGCGGGACGCCTTCCTGCTGGCCTGGTACGGCGACGCCCGGCTCACCGAGATCGACCTGGCCGCCTGCCGCAGCCCGGTGCTGCGCGCGATGACCGACAGGGCCGCGCTCTGCGGCTACGACGTGCACGCCTTCGACAACCGCATCGACCTGGCCGTACCCGTCGTCACCGGCCTGGCCGTACGCAAGGACGGCGGCCCCGGCACGCTCGCCTTCGCCGCGGGTGCCGCCTTCGACCCGGAGACGGCGGTGGAGGCCGCGGTCTCGGAGATCCTCACCTATCTGCCGCACCTGCCGCGGCAGGTGACCGAGCGGCCCGCAGAACTGGCCGCGATGGCCGAGGACTTCGGCCTGGTGCGCCGGCTGCCCGACCACGCGGCGCTGTTCGGGCTGCCCCGGATGGCCCAGCACGTCGGCAGCTATCTGGAGCCGGCCGCCGTAAGGCCGCCGGCCGAGGTCTACGCCGAGTGGGAGCAGCGCCGTCCGCGCGGCCTCGACCTGCGCGACGACATCCGGTGGCTGACCGGGGAACTGGCCGCGGCGGGCTGCGATGTGATCGTGGTCGACCAGACCGCGCCCGAGCAGCGCGCGATGGGGCTGCGTACGGTGTGCACGATCGCGCCCGGGCTGCTGCCCATCGACTTCGGGTGGGCCCGGCAGCGGGCGCTGACCATGCCGCGGCTGCGCACCGCGCAGCGGCGGGCCGGGCTGCGCCCCGACGACCTGCGCGAGTCCGAGGTGCGCCGGGTGCCGCACCCCTTCCCGTGA
- a CDS encoding nucleotidyltransferase family protein, whose translation MDTRDEVAGLLLAAGGGRRLGGRPKALLPYGGRPLVEHALGALRDGGCGPLHVVLGAAADEVRAAAELPGCVLVDNPHWPEGMGSSLRAGLASLAAAARRPAAVVIALVDQPGVGAAAVARVVAAARAGDDLVSALVSAAYGERRAHPVLIGAARWAGVAGSAGEDRGARTYLREHVDQTLLVDCSDIADPADIDTPADLRLLKPPAPRATKR comes from the coding sequence ATGGACACAAGGGACGAGGTGGCCGGGCTGCTGCTGGCGGCCGGCGGGGGGCGGCGGCTCGGCGGGCGGCCGAAGGCGCTGCTGCCGTACGGCGGCCGCCCGCTGGTGGAGCACGCGCTGGGCGCGCTGCGGGACGGCGGCTGCGGCCCGCTGCACGTGGTGCTCGGTGCGGCGGCCGACGAGGTGCGGGCCGCCGCGGAGCTGCCCGGCTGCGTCCTGGTCGACAATCCGCACTGGCCGGAGGGCATGGGCTCGTCGCTGCGCGCGGGCCTTGCCTCGCTCGCGGCGGCGGCCCGGCGGCCGGCTGCGGTGGTGATCGCGCTGGTCGACCAGCCGGGGGTGGGCGCGGCGGCGGTCGCCCGGGTGGTGGCCGCGGCCCGGGCGGGCGACGACCTGGTGTCGGCGCTGGTGTCGGCCGCGTACGGGGAGCGCCGCGCGCACCCGGTGCTGATCGGTGCCGCCCGCTGGGCCGGGGTCGCGGGCAGCGCGGGCGAGGACCGGGGGGCGCGCACGTATCTGCGCGAGCACGTCGACCAGACGCTCCTGGTGGACTGCTCCGACATCGCCGACCCGGCGGATATCGACACCCCCGCCGACCTGCGGCTTCTGAAGCCGCCCGCACCACGTGCCACAAAACGTTGA
- the uraD gene encoding 2-oxo-4-hydroxy-4-carboxy-5-ureidoimidazoline decarboxylase has translation MTSSATPGLSRLNAAAAGAAAALLHEVCASAAWGAAVAARRPYERLDDLLAASDTAMAALTAADLREAMAGHPPIGRPTPGDPASAREQSGVLDAERAELLALNLAYQDAHGHVFLICATGATGAQIKAALQARLGNDEDTEREIVRTELGKINRIRLSRLAATAQEDPP, from the coding sequence GTGACTTCCAGCGCAACGCCGGGGTTGTCCCGGCTCAACGCGGCCGCCGCCGGCGCCGCCGCCGCCCTGCTGCACGAGGTGTGCGCCAGCGCGGCATGGGGTGCGGCAGTGGCCGCGCGGCGGCCGTACGAACGGCTGGACGACCTGCTCGCGGCGAGCGACACCGCCATGGCCGCACTGACCGCCGCCGACCTGCGCGAGGCGATGGCCGGACACCCGCCGATCGGTCGCCCCACCCCAGGCGACCCGGCCTCGGCCCGCGAGCAGAGCGGCGTCCTGGACGCCGAGCGCGCGGAACTGCTCGCCCTCAACCTCGCCTACCAGGACGCGCACGGCCACGTCTTCCTGATCTGCGCCACCGGCGCCACCGGCGCGCAGATCAAGGCGGCCCTCCAGGCGCGGCTCGGCAACGACGAGGACACCGAACGCGAGATCGTCCGCACCGAACTGGGAAAGATCAACCGGATCAGGCTCAGCAGGCTCGCGGCGACCGCGCAGGAGGACCCGCCATGA
- a CDS encoding amidohydrolase: MTPHALPAAPPVTSDVLARAAELYVALHRDPELSGAEERTAARFAAALGAAGLDVESGVGGHGVVGVLRNGAGPVVMIRAELDALPVREDTGLPYASAVTAPGPDGAPVPVMHACGHDAHLAALAGAAAVLAGSADGWRGTLLAVGQPAEETLSGAAAMLADGLYTRFPVPAHVLAQHVVPLPAGMVAHAEGPLLAGSATLEVVLHGRGGHAAAPQLAADPVITAAAVVMRLQTVVSRETGPGEPLVVTVGSVRAGTPGGGNVIADRATLEVTVRSFTDAGLERAVAAVRRIVRAEAAAAPEPAPPEPTVRVLSRSRPTVPDPALTAAVRRAHEAAFGRHRVARWQPSMATEDFALYGDAGLHLHGVPGIRTGYWMLGGTGPRQWAAAGGPDADAAGRLAALPANHSPHFAPHPRLTLETGIAAMAAAVRATLTTPSEVA; encoded by the coding sequence ATGACCCCGCACGCCCTGCCCGCGGCCCCACCCGTCACGTCCGACGTCCTCGCGCGGGCCGCCGAGCTCTACGTCGCCTTGCACCGTGACCCCGAGCTGTCCGGCGCCGAGGAGCGCACCGCGGCCCGTTTCGCCGCCGCCCTCGGCGCTGCCGGGCTCGACGTCGAGAGCGGCGTCGGCGGCCACGGGGTGGTCGGCGTGCTGCGCAACGGCGCGGGCCCCGTGGTGATGATCCGGGCCGAACTCGACGCGCTCCCGGTCCGCGAGGACACCGGCCTGCCCTACGCCAGCGCCGTCACCGCGCCCGGCCCCGACGGTGCGCCCGTCCCGGTGATGCACGCCTGCGGCCATGACGCGCACCTGGCCGCGCTGGCCGGCGCCGCCGCCGTGCTCGCCGGGTCCGCTGACGGCTGGCGCGGCACCCTGCTGGCCGTCGGGCAGCCCGCGGAGGAGACGCTGAGCGGGGCCGCCGCGATGCTCGCCGACGGCCTCTACACCCGCTTCCCCGTCCCGGCGCACGTGCTGGCCCAGCATGTGGTGCCGCTGCCCGCCGGCATGGTCGCGCACGCCGAGGGGCCGCTGCTCGCGGGGAGCGCGACCCTCGAAGTGGTGCTCCACGGCCGCGGCGGCCACGCGGCGGCCCCGCAGTTGGCGGCCGACCCCGTGATCACCGCCGCCGCCGTCGTGATGCGCTTGCAGACCGTGGTCTCCCGCGAGACCGGCCCCGGCGAGCCGCTGGTGGTCACCGTCGGCTCGGTCAGGGCGGGCACCCCCGGCGGCGGCAACGTCATCGCCGACCGGGCCACGCTCGAAGTGACGGTACGGTCCTTCACCGACGCGGGCCTGGAGCGGGCGGTCGCGGCCGTGCGCCGTATCGTGCGCGCCGAGGCGGCGGCCGCCCCAGAACCCGCGCCGCCGGAGCCCACCGTGCGGGTGCTGTCCCGCTCCCGGCCCACCGTGCCGGACCCCGCGCTGACCGCGGCCGTGCGCCGCGCCCACGAGGCCGCCTTCGGGCGGCACCGGGTTGCCCGCTGGCAGCCGTCGATGGCCACCGAGGACTTCGCGCTGTACGGCGACGCCGGCTTGCACCTGCACGGCGTGCCCGGCATCCGTACCGGCTACTGGATGCTCGGCGGCACCGGCCCCCGGCAGTGGGCCGCCGCCGGCGGCCCGGACGCGGACGCCGCGGGACGGCTGGCGGCGCTGCCCGCGAACCACTCGCCGCACTTCGCCCCGCACCCCCGGCTGACCCTGGAGACCGGCATCGCGGCGATGGCGGCCGCGGTGCGGGCCACCCTGACGACGCCCTCGGAGGTCGCATAG
- the uraH gene encoding hydroxyisourate hydrolase, producing the protein MTSVSTHILDTSAGRPAPGVAVTLEVRTGAEGPWTPHGGSATDQDGRCKDLPALPDPTTHARLHFDVAPYLARHARPAERGPRDAFFPEVAVVFTVTPGEHFHVPLLLNPFGYSVYRGS; encoded by the coding sequence ATGACATCCGTGTCCACCCACATCCTGGACACCAGCGCCGGCCGCCCCGCCCCCGGAGTGGCCGTCACGCTGGAGGTCCGCACCGGCGCGGAGGGCCCGTGGACCCCGCACGGCGGCTCCGCGACCGACCAGGACGGCCGCTGCAAGGACCTGCCCGCGCTGCCGGACCCCACCACCCACGCACGGCTGCACTTCGACGTGGCGCCCTACCTCGCACGTCACGCCCGGCCGGCCGAGCGCGGTCCACGGGATGCCTTCTTCCCCGAGGTCGCGGTGGTCTTCACGGTCACCCCGGGCGAGCATTTCCACGTACCGCTGCTGCTGAACCCGTTCGGCTACTCCGTATACCGAGGGAGCTAG
- a CDS encoding TMEM175 family protein: MNESGRVEAFSDGVFAIAITLLILEIKVPEDAGDNLWSSLGRQWPSYAAYVVTFLVIGVMWVNHHTVFQYIARVDRTLLFLNLMLLMGVAALPWPASVVAAYLRDGNAAHVALAVYGLFMVFHGVVFGAMWWHLTRSGHLFIDRVDVEGARATRARFALGTIVYPVTVGLAFVSAPLTLAVHGLLAVYYAFNQVPVPTKAEALPG, translated from the coding sequence ATGAATGAGTCAGGAAGAGTCGAAGCGTTCAGTGATGGGGTCTTCGCCATTGCCATCACCCTGCTGATCCTGGAGATCAAGGTGCCCGAGGACGCAGGGGACAACCTGTGGTCCTCGTTGGGCAGGCAGTGGCCGTCCTACGCCGCTTACGTGGTGACCTTCCTGGTCATCGGCGTCATGTGGGTCAACCATCACACGGTCTTCCAGTACATCGCCCGGGTCGATCGGACGCTGCTGTTCCTCAACCTCATGCTGCTGATGGGTGTTGCCGCGCTGCCGTGGCCCGCGTCGGTGGTGGCGGCGTATCTTCGGGACGGCAACGCGGCGCATGTCGCCCTTGCCGTGTACGGGCTGTTCATGGTTTTCCACGGGGTGGTCTTCGGGGCCATGTGGTGGCACCTGACCCGCAGCGGTCATCTCTTCATCGACCGGGTGGACGTCGAGGGGGCCCGGGCGACCCGGGCGCGGTTCGCGCTCGGCACGATCGTGTACCCCGTCACGGTGGGACTGGCCTTCGTGTCGGCGCCGTTGACGCTGGCGGTGCACGGGTTGCTCGCCGTGTACTACGCGTTCAACCAGGTGCCCGTGCCGACCAAGGCGGAGGCCTTGCCCGGGTGA